The following coding sequences are from one Nicotiana tabacum cultivar K326 chromosome 1, ASM71507v2, whole genome shotgun sequence window:
- the LOC107759336 gene encoding uncharacterized protein LOC107759336: MSKRQERCKRRLKGVLIGCLKKIGFSLCFPSFNLDFKSERLKNLKKKKMVDLQIVCSMCGDVGFPDKLFRCAKCHHRFQHSYCSNYYSESSEPIQVCDWCQSEEKSSRHGGSSRKSIAGISNSGIKSEYSGDKIKQNDREESGAERAKNPSGTPSPRTATRRYKLLKDVMC, encoded by the exons ATGAGCAAGAGGCAAGAGAGATGCAAACGCCGCCTCAAGGGCGTCTTGATCGGTTGCCTAAAAAAAATTGGTTTTAGTCTTTGTTTTCCTTCCTTTAATTTAGACTTCAAATCAGAGAGATTGAagaatttgaagaaaaagaaaatggttGATCTTCAAATAGTTTGCTCCATGTGTGGTGATGTGGGCTTCCCTGACAAGCTCTTCCGCTGCGCCAAGTGCCACCACCGCTTTCAGCACTC GTATTGTAGCAACTACTACAGCGAATCCTCGGAGCCAATACAAGTGTGTGATTGGTGTCAAAGTGAGGAGAAAAGCTCGAGGCATGGTGGTTCCTCAAGGAAATCAATTGCAGGAATTAGTAATTCAGGGATCAAATCGGAATATTCAGGAGACAAAATCAAGCAGAATGATAGGGAAGAAAGTGGTGCTGAAAGGGCAAAGAATCCTAGTGGCACTCCTTCACCTCGGACAGCAACTCGAAGATACAAGCTTCTCAAGGATGTCATGTGTTAA